In a single window of the Acidobacteriota bacterium genome:
- a CDS encoding NADH-quinone oxidoreductase subunit J codes for MLLTGWEAYFFYALAITALMMAFQAISTRSPVHCAIYLISTLISTAGLFLLLQAEFVAGVQVLVYVGGVMVLFLFVVMLVRQRHEETQAMFSDQTILATIVALFLGLTLLGVVISTQRTLFFKPPPQEVNLPASVKSVHAPTGAISNDSQTLGQALYTTSVLPFEIASVLLLVAIVGAVVLARDRKQEDQFEAPTSQSAEGQS; via the coding sequence ATGTTGCTCACCGGATGGGAAGCTTATTTTTTCTATGCACTTGCTATCACGGCACTGATGATGGCGTTTCAAGCCATTTCGACCCGAAGTCCGGTCCACTGTGCGATTTACCTGATTTCAACTCTGATCAGCACGGCAGGATTATTTCTCTTACTGCAAGCTGAATTTGTCGCCGGTGTGCAGGTTCTGGTCTATGTCGGCGGGGTGATGGTGCTGTTTCTGTTTGTGGTCATGCTGGTCAGACAACGTCATGAAGAAACTCAGGCCATGTTTAGTGACCAGACCATTCTGGCCACGATTGTGGCACTGTTTTTGGGGTTGACCTTGCTCGGGGTTGTGATTAGCACCCAGCGAACGCTCTTTTTTAAACCGCCGCCGCAAGAAGTCAACCTCCCGGCTTCGGTGAAAAGCGTGCATGCGCCAACTGGGGCGATTTCAAACGACTCGCAAACACTGGGGCAGGCGCTCTACACAACCTCGGTACTCCCTTTTGAAATCGCATCGGTGTTGCTGCTGGTGGCAATTGTCGGAGCCGTTGTACTGGCGCGAGATCGGAAACAAGAAGACCAATTTGAAGCCCCAACTAGCCAATCAGCCGAGGGCCAATCATGA
- the nuoK gene encoding NADH-quinone oxidoreductase subunit NuoK, with product MWGLLALFWQETTTPAKAPAGWLSGYQQADITSFLWLSVMMFSVGVAGALTRRNVIIIFMSIELILNAANINFIAFARYWQTQGSISAINGQILTIFVIVVAAAEAAIGLAMVIAYYRNRETIAVDEIHLLKW from the coding sequence ATGTGGGGACTGCTGGCACTGTTCTGGCAAGAAACAACCACGCCGGCGAAAGCGCCCGCCGGCTGGCTCTCCGGTTATCAACAAGCTGACATCACGTCGTTTCTCTGGCTCAGCGTGATGATGTTTTCGGTCGGAGTCGCCGGCGCGCTGACCCGGCGCAACGTCATCATTATTTTTATGTCAATTGAGCTGATTCTGAACGCCGCCAATATCAACTTCATTGCCTTTGCCCGCTACTGGCAAACCCAGGGGAGTATCAGCGCCATAAATGGACAGATTTTGACCATTTTTGTGATTGTGGTGGCGGCGGCAGAGGCAGCGATTGGGCTGGCGATGGTCATTGCCTATTACCGCAACCGTGAAACCATCGCGGTTGATGAAATTCATTTGTTGAAGTGGTAA